A genomic region of Pyrus communis chromosome 14, drPyrComm1.1, whole genome shotgun sequence contains the following coding sequences:
- the LOC137714974 gene encoding uncharacterized protein At5g39865-like: MWRPWSKSTVQIHGTSSPSSPFSFSSFKDIQTLCADETDDHSQQPTTGAATKKASAIFHRVRVANSLLRAWSAAQPFTSSHLKPQSDDEISTKQSEPSISSIPGAEKHIVVYFTSLRVVRSTFEDCKTVRSILRGFRVSLDERDLAMDHRFLTELQQILGQQTKLTLPRVFIGGRYIGGADEVRNLHEAGELKKLVEGLPAQEPGVCDTCGGYRFILCDECSGSHKLYSEKNGFKSCTACNENGLIRCSSCSCAPF; the protein is encoded by the coding sequence ATGTGGCGGCCGTGGAGCAAATCAACTGTTCAGATTCACGGCACGTCATCCCCATCCTcccccttctccttctcctccttcaAAGACATCCAAACCCTCTGCGCCGACGAAACCGACGACCACTCCCAGCAACCGACAACCGGCGCCGCCACCAAAAAAGCCTCCGCTATTTTCCATCGTGTCCGAGTCGCCAACTCGCTCCTCCGCGCCTGGTCAGCCGCCCAGcccttcacatcctcacaccTCAAACCCCAATCCGACGATGAAATCTCCACAAAACAATCTGAGCCGTCGATCAGCTCCATCCCGGGCGCGGAGAAACACATTGTCGTTTACTTCACAAGCCTACGTGTCGTTCGGTCGACGTTCGAGGACTGCAAGACCGTCCGATCGATTCTCCGAGGGTTTCGCGTCTCCTTGGATGAACGAGATCTGGCGATGGACCACCGGTTTTTAACCGAGCTGCAGCAGATTCTGGGTCAACAAACTAAGTTGACGTTGCCGAGGGTTTTCATTGGCGGGAGGTACATAGGGGGCGCCGACGAGGTGAGAAATTTGCACGAGGCGGGCGAGCTCAAGAAGTTAGTGGAAGGATTGCCCGCACAGGAACCGGGCGTATGCGACACGTGCGGCGGGTACAGATTTATTCTGTGCGACGAGTGTAGTGGCAGCCACAAGTTGTACTCTGAGAAGAACGGCTTCAAGAGTTGTACGGCGTGCAACGAGAACGGTCTCATCAGGTGCTCTTCTTGTTCGTGTGCGCCGTTCTAA